A portion of the Actomonas aquatica genome contains these proteins:
- the uxaC gene encoding glucuronate isomerase, whose translation MRPFIHDDFLLHSEAASHLYHDYAANCPLFDYHNHLPPQAIADNHTFADLAEIWLGGDHYKWRAMRSNGVAERFCTGDAEPYEKFEAWAATVPHTLRNPLYHWTHLELKRYFGLETLLDADNARYVWDIAHAQLPEQPVQQILRDQKVAVACTTDDPADSLAIHEQIAASGHTTRVYPTFRPDKAYALGNPAAFNAYCEKLGAAAGVEITSFDDLLTALEKRHADFHAVGGRISDHGLETALASPCSLAEARAIFQKVRDGSVPTADEQLGFGSLLMLEFGRWDAKRGWTKQLHLGAMRNNNPRMLRNLGPDTGFDSIGDYSQASNLSRYLASLDDTNELPKVVIYNLNPADNYMVGTMIGNFQDGSIPGKIQFGSGWWFLDQKEAMEWQLNALSNLGLLSRFVGMLTDSRSFMSFPRHEYFRRTLCNLLGNEITNGELPTDFELIGAMVKNICFGNAVNYFGLDVDPEYTAHG comes from the coding sequence ATGCGACCCTTCATCCACGACGATTTCCTGCTGCACAGCGAGGCGGCCAGTCACCTCTACCACGACTACGCCGCCAACTGCCCGCTCTTCGATTATCACAATCACCTGCCGCCGCAGGCCATCGCCGACAATCACACCTTCGCCGACCTCGCCGAGATCTGGCTCGGTGGCGATCACTACAAGTGGCGCGCCATGCGTTCCAACGGCGTGGCGGAGCGCTTCTGCACCGGCGATGCGGAGCCCTACGAAAAGTTCGAGGCCTGGGCCGCCACCGTGCCGCACACCCTGCGCAACCCGCTCTATCACTGGACGCACCTCGAGCTGAAACGTTACTTCGGCCTCGAAACCCTGCTCGACGCCGACAACGCCCGCTACGTCTGGGACATCGCCCACGCGCAGCTGCCCGAGCAACCCGTCCAACAAATCCTGCGTGACCAAAAGGTCGCCGTCGCCTGCACGACCGACGATCCCGCCGATTCCCTCGCCATCCACGAGCAGATCGCCGCCTCCGGTCACACCACGCGCGTCTATCCGACCTTCCGCCCGGACAAGGCCTACGCCCTAGGCAACCCGGCCGCCTTCAACGCCTATTGCGAAAAACTCGGCGCCGCCGCCGGCGTGGAGATCACGTCCTTCGACGACCTGCTCACCGCGCTCGAGAAACGCCACGCCGACTTCCACGCCGTCGGCGGTCGCATCTCCGACCACGGCCTCGAGACCGCCCTCGCCTCGCCTTGCTCCCTCGCCGAGGCCCGCGCCATCTTCCAAAAGGTGCGCGACGGTTCGGTGCCCACCGCCGACGAACAACTCGGCTTCGGTTCGTTGCTCATGCTCGAGTTTGGCCGCTGGGACGCCAAACGCGGCTGGACCAAGCAGCTCCACCTCGGCGCCATGCGGAACAACAACCCCCGCATGCTGCGCAACCTCGGACCCGACACAGGCTTCGACTCCATCGGCGACTACTCCCAAGCCTCCAACCTCTCGCGCTACCTCGCCTCGCTCGACGACACCAACGAGTTGCCCAAGGTCGTCATCTACAACCTTAACCCGGCCGACAATTACATGGTCGGCACCATGATCGGCAACTTCCAGGACGGCTCCATCCCGGGCAAGATTCAGTTCGGCTCCGGTTGGTGGTTCCTCGATCAAAAGGAAGCGATGGAGTGGCAGCTCAACGCCCTCTCCAACCTCGGCCTGCTCTCGCGTTTCGTCGGCATGCTCACCGATTCGCGCAGCTTCATGTCCTTTCCGCGCCACGAGTATTTCCGCCGCACCCTCTGCAACCTGCTCGGCAACGAGATCACCAACGGCGAACTCCCGACCGACTTCGAGCTCATCGGCGCGATGGTGAAAAACATTTGTTTTGGTAATGCCGTGAACTACTTCGGCCTCGACGTGGATCCGGAATACACCGCGCACGGCTGA